In a single window of the Nitrospinota bacterium genome:
- the modC gene encoding molybdenum ABC transporter ATP-binding protein, with product MKAAFKTQVSTFLLDARFTAPDKGFTALFGPSGSGKTTLLRCVAGLARAPEGYFEVNGQVWQDESNNIFLPPHKRSVGYVFQDSRLFWHLTAEENLKYGYNRAPASERKINPEEVIGWLGLENLLGRKPHQLSGGQKQKVAIARALLTSPKLMLFDEPLASLDDEGKQEILSGLELLHGKLSIPALYVSHSVEEVSRLADHIALMSDGMVMAHGAIAEISTRLDLPMAREEGAGAVVEARVARLDPQYGLAYLEFPGGALVLPKQGLARGSVARVRILARDVGLALRKPEDTSLLNVLSCRVAGVETLDHSSVIAQLAVGETVILSKITRKSADTLGIKPGLELFAMIKSVALAKPS from the coding sequence GTGAAAGCCGCATTTAAGACCCAAGTATCCACCTTCCTGCTGGACGCCCGGTTCACCGCCCCGGACAAAGGCTTTACAGCCCTGTTCGGCCCATCAGGCTCCGGCAAGACCACCCTGTTGCGATGCGTGGCGGGGTTGGCCCGCGCCCCCGAAGGCTATTTTGAGGTGAACGGCCAGGTGTGGCAGGACGAGTCTAACAACATTTTTCTGCCCCCCCATAAACGGAGCGTGGGATACGTTTTTCAGGATTCCCGGCTGTTCTGGCACCTTACGGCGGAAGAAAACCTGAAATACGGCTACAATCGGGCGCCAGCCAGTGAGCGGAAGATAAATCCCGAAGAGGTCATAGGGTGGCTGGGGCTCGAAAACCTGCTTGGAAGGAAACCCCATCAGCTCTCCGGCGGGCAAAAACAGAAAGTGGCCATCGCCCGGGCGCTTCTCACAAGCCCGAAGCTCATGTTGTTCGATGAGCCGTTAGCCTCGCTGGACGATGAGGGGAAACAGGAGATATTGTCGGGCCTGGAGCTCTTGCACGGAAAACTTTCCATTCCGGCGCTTTACGTGAGCCATTCAGTGGAGGAAGTATCCCGGCTCGCCGATCACATTGCGCTAATGAGTGATGGAATGGTTATGGCTCACGGCGCCATTGCCGAAATCTCCACCCGGCTGGATTTGCCCATGGCCAGAGAGGAAGGCGCGGGCGCCGTGGTGGAGGCCCGCGTTGCCAGGCTAGACCCGCAATACGGTTTGGCGTATCTGGAGTTTCCCGGCGGCGCCCTTGTCCTGCCAAAACAGGGATTGGCTCGGGGTTCCGTAGCAAGGGTGCGGATACTGGCCAGGGACGTGGGGCTGGCGCTTAGAAAACCGGAAGACACCAGCTTGCTGAACGTATTGTCCTGCCGGGTGGCGGGGGTGGAGACTTTAGACCATTCCAGCGTCATTGCCCAGCTGGCGGTGGGAGAAACTGTTATACTATCCAAAATCACCCGCAAATCGGCGGACACTCTCGGCATAAAGCCGGGTCTGGAGCTTTTCGCCATGATCAAAAGCGTTGCCTTGGCCAAGCCTTCCTGA